The genome window tccggagccgggcagcggctaagggtcgagggggtcgcggactacctctcccgcctaaccttcagctttgcctttgacacgctgtcgccagcctccggacggaatacctccagagccgggcagcgacgaagggccgagggggtcacggactgccACTCTCGCCTAACCTTCGgtttcgcctctgacacgccgttgccaggctccgtaCGGAATACCTTCGGagctgggcagcagctaagggccgagggggtcgtggaccgcctcttccacctggccttcagcttcgccttcgacacgcCGTCCCCAGGATCcgaacggaatacctccggagctgggaagcggctaagggccgagggggtcgcgaaccgcctcttccgcctggccttcggcttcacctccaatgCGTCGTCTCCAGGCTCCAAACGGAATACCTCCGTAGCCATGCAGCGGCTAAGTGCTGAGGGGGGTCGCAGAccgcctctcccgcctagcctttggcttcgattccaacgcgccgtcgccatgctccggacggaatacctccagagccgggcagcggatAAGGACAGGgagggtcgtggaccacctctcttgcctagccttcagctGCGCCTCCGACACATCATCGCAGTCAACCCGGACAGTTGTtaaagaacccgaagggtcaaggaccacctctggaGTTCAtttccaaaggttccagagggacttcgttgagtcagaaatctggaacaaattaggaaggaggccctaccagccctaggcccgaggagtacgcagtaaccagggacgacgaggtcgccactgctccaccgggttctccttagttaccctatgtATCCATCACTAGCAGATtctcgaggccacctctcccccagaagaAACGAAATCAGCAATGATCTATATGAAGGCTCGGTGCCCCagtcgtcagaaaaactagccatcgcctttgaaagggacgaagaagtacggtttggaggcacgaaagcacgcacgcatgcggTCACCCGTTCAAAAGGTCCCCTCGCATTCcgatacggaaggagacacgaccgttCTCGAAGATCcacattatattattaaacaaccaatacatccaggggatacaaactaaaacaaccgtacagaaattgccaAGAAGAAGATAGATCATTACGAAGCGAAACAAGgcaagaaagagtacaaggtgactaagttcagtcgtgacatggatatatcacggcgtcaccaagtacgccatctcggtgaccgccttcacctcttACGGGTCCCAGCAGGTGCCACGCATGGgacggcgtatgcgcctcatttGCGGCCAACCACTGCAGAAGCCAATATAGTAGCCAGCTCCCGAGCTATCGAAAGACGttgaggagtccgaggaggtcactggctaggccttctccctctccttcccggcctcctcctgcttCACCGATGGGCTCACAGACGccagctcactctcccttcgcaggagatcccagtcgatctcctcatcctcatcggagatatcgatgatctcgataggcATGCCCTCCCCGGCCAAAGGTCAGGGTGGAGCGGCGGGCAACCTCCTCCCCTGCAGAGGTGGAAGCGGTTTCGCCTCCGGCGCCTCTACCGACGACCAAAACATCCCAGCTCTCGAAGGAGCCATCGAGATaatcgatgtctccgaggaggatgaggaggaagacgatgccatactcaagtcaaggttcactgcttgctcatggggcTGTGGAGACTACAACCGGGTAACCCCGACTTTATAGCCAGGCTacgcagccacgtaggtccgaAAGATGAAGCGGGACGAACATCGCCGTGTCCTCCCATTGAACACCTAGGGAGGGGGCCGTGGCCatatccggtttccctccaacacgtggcagtgctccacgacgaatgcctcattttctcacgTGGACGTcctgtcacattaataacctAAACCCCTTTCGACGCGTGACAGGAtcgcgggcacaagaccctaaacgaccctttgcattatccagtcagaacgcaATAGTGGCACGCCATGTCCCGCCAGGCGAACatgtgggattctccaaacccacacgaaacctctactctagtgaCTTCAAAGGACAAAGAATCGCCATCaagcatccttgatactataccaggctggggttgatttttcctctaatcctCTCCCCCTTCCGAAACATCGgtgcccgagaatgagggggaaCTGTTGGGGGGGGAAATAAACTAGCCTAAGGTtgatggttgaagatcaccatctagctccctccagagccttgatcttcgaaccctctgttaaaagcttgATCTCCGatgtcatcagatcctttcactgtaccccttcgcacctacaaagccttcccttggctctgctagctcgacctcccgaagtctcccaaaacacgacctcccaaagcctcggtcctccaaagcttcggcctcccgaagccccagccctccggggtcccgcttcccaaagccttcacctcccggttctatgcctcctgaggcccccgcctcgggctgaTTGGGCTACCTTCCCAAAGGCAGCGGGGTGAGTCagtaggccttaggaaagatctgtcgAAAGGGGAGCACTGGTCGTGCTtcgcctgcaaggaagtgaccagcattaaaggcctaggctaatgaacgccactctgacaccccggcgtgatgaaggctatcctgacacccctgataatGCGACGCTGGGCCGCAATCGGCGGCCAGCTCGCctccttcagggggtaggcaccacgataattaccacggtggatatttatgtccccaataggatagaaggtagttatctgggataagacTCAGTAATTAGgtcagatcctggatatttgtacattatgataacttgtacgctaagctacgcatGGCCATATAAATAGGAGGTCATGGTCCTCTCGGCAAAACATAGACACAACagaaaagaacaagcaagacaacgaacactgtgatactcctcccatcgtgatacatttttctatcatcaatatattcgtggtgttccttcctctcaaacttcatctccaagcttgagtctcctccttagaagaaactctcgccatacttgctggagcaagacaaactcttgctccagcAGAAGATACAGaagagtaatgttcacaaaaattAGCAACTCGAGATCTAGTAGAGACTCCCCTATTAAtgtcaccaagtatgttgttaGAGGGGTGATCTCTTTGTACACTTTGATAAACTCTGAGTGTGGTACTTGAGGTTGAGGTTTAATTTCCTCGTCTTCATCTTGATCTAGAAATGTGTTAGAGatgtcttgatcttgagttgaatGGTTGGCTCCACTTATATTGATGAAGAGGAGGGAATGGGAGCTATTTCAGGTTCGTGGTCTAATTTCTCCAATCGTTATTCTTTTGATTGCTTCACTTGGAATTTTTCTCATCCCCTAGTACATTAGGATCAGCTTGCTCTAGatgagagccattagtttcattAAATGTAACATCACGTACAATTTCAATAATACTAGAGGTCTTGTTGAAAACATGGTATGCATATgcatttgatccatatccaAGCAAAAAAactttcatcaattttagaagCGAATTTAGAAGTTTTAGGCTTTTTATTTAGAATGAAACACTTACTCCCAAGTACCCGAAAGTATAAGACGTTTGGCTTGTTACCGATAAGAAGTTCATATGGAGTCTTCTTCaagagttgatgaagatatGACCGGTTTGCCGCGTGACAAGCGGTGTTAGCAGCTTCCACCCAAAAACGGTCGGAGGTCTTGTACTCATCTAGCATTGTTCTTGCTATCTCAATAAGTGTTCGGTTCTTTCTTTCGGCCACATCATTTTATTGAGGAGAGTAAGGTGcggagaattcatgcttgatcccctcctcatcaagaaattcttcaatttgCATGCTCTTGAACTCACTCCCATTGTCACTCCTAATATTCTTGATTTTCAACTTGAACttattttgggctcttcttgcaAATTTCTTGAATGTTCTTGGAGTTTCTCCTTTATcgtgcaaaaagaatacccaagtgaaactaGAATAATCGTCAACAATTACAAAGTCATATTTATTACCGTTGATGCTTATATAAGCAATAggaccaaataaatccatgttaAGTAATTGCAAAGGCCTTGTTGTTGTCATGATGTTCTTAGTGGGATCTGGCACTCCAACTTATTTTCCCTCTTGATAAGCACTACAAACTCTATCCTTGTCAAAATTAACACTCGTTAGTCCCAAAATGTGCTCGCCCTTTAGAAGTTTACTAAAATTCCTCATACTAATATGGGTTAGTCTACGATACCATAACCAACTTGAGCcggacttagccatcaagcaagtctCATTGTTAGCTTTATCCGATGAAAAGTCATCAAGACAAAGTTTGAATTTCATTTGGCCTTTGAAGATTAAGGAGGAATCATCCTTTCTAAAGACCGTCACATCAACATCTATAAATAAATAGTTGTATCCCATTCTACAAAGTTGAGAGAcagataacaaattataattcaAGGATTTAACATGTAAAACATTTGATATGGAaagatcatttgagatagccaTTTTACCTAATCCcattacctttcctttgctattGTGTTCGAAAACAATGGACTCATGTGGCGATCCACTTGGGTCAAAATGTGAAAACATGGATTtttttctccggtcatgtgatttgtgcaACCGCTATCGATCACCCAACTTCTTCCATGGAAATATATTGCTTACACCATTTTTTCATGAGGCAAATGGGAGACTCGTTGTCGCTTGAATCTTCGAATAGCCACTTGATTTTTGGTGAAGTGGCAAGAGCAATTGTAGCGAcaccttcttcttcatcgaaGTTAGTGTCAGAGGCATTTGAGTCCCACTCTTGACAAAGATGAGCTTGACCCTTGTAGCTCTTCTTGTAGTGTTTACTCTTGTCTTTCTTGTGGTACTTGTCCTTGTTGTACCATTTCTTCTCACCTtcgtccttgttcttcttgttggggcAATCTGCGATGAAATGACCCGATTTGACGCACTCATAGCATGTTCTTGTTGAGAGTCTTCCCCTTGACTTGTCGAATGTCTTCTTTCTTCCACTATTTTTGTTGAAGCCACTCTTCTTGAGAAActtgttgaatttcttcacaaaTAGCGtcatttcctctcttttttggtGGTCTTAACTTTCTTCTTCACTAGTGCTTCCAACTTCTATTCTAGCCTTCAATGCAAGATTTTGTTTTCTTGGAGTTTGAACTAGGATTATTGATATCATAgactttcttggaatcttgctgCATCAAGTCAGGAGCTAGAATCCTTCCAAGGATGTGTCAGatatctaactatgaggtatatgcacataaggagtacatcatatatagATAGGGTATATACGATGTACATTCGGTAGCTCcagatatcacagaaccgaatcggcggtacctgatacacctggAATCAAGGAAATACATACCAAGAAGATTTAGATTGGTTATCCAAACCAATACGACCTATgttcaaaacagatctatctacttggatgtcaaggaagacaacaCCCTATCGACTATAGctagataggagtcggtacctcactcctatataaggcggaaaggctagGGGAAAAATTAAAACAAGCAACACGAAAGACAACAATAGAGGAGTTACCCGACGACTTTAGtcctaggatagattagatccaatcaactcttTTTACTAGTCTTAGCCACCGTCCTTATACTCGAGATCATTAATacaaggcagcaacacccccacatgacgtagggtattactccaatcggaggtccgaacctgtatacatcgttttGTCTCacttcgtgattaatccctaccctcgaaggtacccaatcgatttacggacatattattggaaactaatcttcgacagttagcgcaccaggtaggggccttcttctattttgtaggattaatcatgtctcagaCTTACTCTTGCGTTGGATTTTCCGACACCGGCTTCTACGACAGCTTGAAGTCAATTGCGGACGTCTTCGAGTCCCCTTCTATCAACTCGGAAATCATCTTTAGAACTATGGTTTTCCattgggacgatcaaggtggactgatccacaccggtaccctcgagtccataccattggatgcgtaccgcgaggtgggacatctcgagtgggatcccgtggagcctaatgttctccactgcatggacaccgatagcgacgagggtggcgacggtgactctaacgctagccagagcagccgaacagattgATTCATGTTTATGGATCAAGGCGACGACCCCCCATCGGCTGACCCAATGGCAGTATATCCAAACATCATGGTCGATAACGACGTAGAAATCCTTGGAGATCCAGCGACAGCAGTCAACGCCGACAGTACTGGTGCTGAGTTACCACTCAAAACATCAGCATCTGGAGACGTACGTGCACCCGACACGGCCCTCCACCGGCAGACCACAGGAAGgtagatgcctcctggcctctcccgaTGACTTCCGATGGGTGTACCTACACCCGCGACAGACCATGGCTTACGGGACAAGCTCCCTCTGAACAGtcatcatgaggcttcatcaGCTCGACCGCAACCGAGCCTCGGTAGCAACATATTCATTACTCCAGATGCTAACGTGCGATGCGAtcatctgattctcagatcccttcTAGAATTGGATCCGGCGAATCCACTGACTCCCATGGTCAAccaagtcaagatcctactccATGCGGCTCAGAACCAAGtcgctcgagcaaacaatccccgcaactccaggccccaCAATCAGAACTATCCCAGCTCGAGGAGCCATGGATGAgaacgctctcgagtaggggaatcccagacgggaagctcaggtggtcaagCCCAAAAATGATATTGTGGGCCAAACACTAGCTGCCTTGTCCATAGACGCGGGCATCAGGAAGATCTAAGGAACCGGCATGATCTACGTACGTATGACAATCAAAAACCGCTATGAGGAACTCTGTGAAGACGATCGCCGTTACTACAACTGCAGATCTACAGGACGAGATGGTCAATATGATTCCCTCGCTCAAAGAGACAAGCGTGgcagtcctccaccacctcctcttgAAGAGTTCGATGGGGGCTACGAGGCTTTCTTACGATAACTCTGGTTGATTCGGTGGCCCGAGAATTTCAAAGTGAGCCCAATCCAGAAATACAACGAgaagatcaatcccaacgagtagttacagatctacaccaccgtaaTTCAAGCATTTGAcggtgacaatcgagtaatggccaattacctgttaaccaCCCTTGATGGACCTGCAAGGttctggttgctaaacttgtcGCCCAACTCAATTCGTTCGTGGACAGAACTCAAGGCTTAGCTCATAGCTAACTTCTAGGGCACATTCGAGCACCCAAGAATggagaacgacctccaccagctgcaccaaggcgacaacgaatctcttcgagatttcATCCACAGGTTCAACAAGCGTAACATGATCCCGGACATCTCAGATGGATCGGTAATTATCGCCTTCAaatgaggtgttcaggacatagACTTGCATGGAAAGATGACTACTCGAAAGATCCGCACAATTAAAGAGCTTTTTGAATTGACCGACAAGTGTGCAAAATAAGCGTAAGCGCAGGTACGTACTAAAAACCTCTAATCTGGCAAGGACGAACCTGAGTCCTTGAAGAacggaggaaagaagaacaaacctagTGACAAGTGCAAGGGTCCCGATACGACTGTAGCCGTGGTCGATAGGAGAAAATcgcgcaacactggggacaacaaaggtcTCAATCGAGGTAGTGAAAAGTGGTGCCCCATCTATCGGAGCAACCAACATGACTTTGATTAATGTTTTATGTttaagaagaaacttgatgGGAAGATCAAAACAAATACTGAGCATAGTAGTAAGTATGTTAAACTTAATGTTGAAGGTAACGAGCCCCAATTCCACGAGACTGACCACAGCTTGACGTACATCTTCAAAGTATCCGCCACATATAAGTTCAAAAGACAGTAAAAGACGATCGAGTGAGAAATCAATCTGACCCTAACTGAcccactcggtatctcaagtggtcagaacagcagatcacctttgatcaaactgacCATCCGATCACAGTACCACATCCTAGTCGATACCCGATCATAGTTCAGTCGACCATACTTAACATCAAGATTTCCAGAATTCTGGCTCAACACTGGTGACCAAAGCAACTTGCAAGTACAAGGGGAGAATGTGGATGAGATAATTTGAAAACATCAATTAATCAATCGAGGAAAAGAATACAAGGTCTACAGTGTTCACAAACATGAAGTTCCACTTCAGCAAAATTATTCATGGTGGATGATATTCTGATAGTATGTGTAAATCCTCGAAATCTTGCCTGTATTACAACATCAGAATCTCTAGTTGCCACAGTTTATTGTCAACAACATCAAAAGCACATCATAACATTTTTAAACTGCCACAGAAATAGGTAGAACCCCGGTGGAACCTCCTATACCTGTGTTGGCACCGCCTGTAACAGAGTATCAGAATTTTGTAACAGTattagatttttaaaaatatgaaatCTCATtgtaacaaaaacaaaatagcAAGCGGTAGAACAGGCCACCGAACCTATTGGTTCCGGATAATAGTTGATTATGTTATGGTTGGTGCAGATGGCACATAGATCAAATAAACAGCATCATTCTCATAGCACAGGTCGCTAAAGTTTGGTTTCAGCTAAATATTTCTGCTTTCTGTGCATTTGTCAGTTATCAAATAATCAACTAATCATAAAGTCAGGTACTATTAAACTCCTATATACAGCACAGTTCGGGTCTTAGTATAAATGATTAAATGTTAAAAAGTACCTCGTTCTTGTTTTCCTTCTTCCCACCAGCAAAAATCTTGAATCCACCATACATTACAACACCCCACATAGATAAGCTGGCTAGCACAAACTGCATAAGTAAAACATAGTTAATAAAAATTTCCTCCACGAACCAAGTTATTAGTTATTACAAAAGAGCATGaacaacacaaagcaagcaAGAAAACTAATTTCAACAGCCATATGTAATCtgttaaggaaaaaaaattaaactgaAACTAATGTCCATGTGGAAATAGCTAACCAGAGCAAAGTACAACTATAATTGATGAAAAAACACAATCAAAAGCAGATTTCGCAAATATTAACACAGCACATAAAAACTCCATTAAAAGAAAATCTCATAATAAAAACCACAACACATGgtaggacacaaactcaactgCACTGATACAATACTTAAAAATGTCTCCAGAGATAGGGATGGAGTTCCTCGAAAAGTACAATGGAGAATTTTTCTCGAAGAACAGAATCTAGAAAAATACACAAAGGTCCAGTTTTATATTAGACTATTTTTTTCAATATAGATGAAGTACAACATCAAAGGTTTTAGTCAGCTTTTGTTCACCTGAGTTGCCAACTGTAAGCagtatataaaaaattagtagGTACTAGCTTGCCTAGGCGCCTAGCCCTCAACATAGATTCAGTGGCTGCTGAGGCCGCCTTGACCTCACACATCGGCCACCTAGCCTCATTGATTAGGCCCTAATTTGTGGCCGGGTATCACCTAACAACCAGACCAATCTTTGAATGGCCTGTAAATACATTTTGGCTAGAGGCATATAGGTTGGGTAGTCGGCTAATTGCAGCCAACCAGAGGTTCTTTTCTTAAGATGAAGTACTTTACATGAAGCATGACACGGGGGTCAAGGTATTTCAGGATGAAATTTGATGTTATGATCAGAATCTGAGACACGAGTTCAACTGCAGTGAGTTAACTCCAGTATTGCAAATTAAGTATTTTAgataagaacaagtatccggtGCCAGTCAATTTCAAGAATGTGGTTAAAAAATGCAAATGGGAGCAGACCTTTAGAACCTGCATACCAATAGGCATGCAGGTTAGGTAGTTGGCTAATTATAGCCAACCAAGGTTTGTTTTCATTGAATAGGCATCAGGATTACAAGCCAAAAAATAGGAagaagtccattttactcccccgaACTATATTGTTGGTCCGGATAACCCCTAAACTAttaaaccgtccattttactcccccgaactatcaataccggaTCACTTTACCCCCTGCAGTGGTTTTGTACCCGGTTTTGCAAACGTGGCTGCCACATCGCCACGTGGGGCCCAACTGTCAGTCTCACCACATCACCGCCAGCCTCCACTGTCCTC of Phragmites australis chromosome 3, lpPhrAust1.1, whole genome shotgun sequence contains these proteins:
- the LOC133910656 gene encoding uncharacterized protein LOC133910656; amino-acid sequence: MTLFVKKFNKFLKKSGFNKNSGRKKTFDKSRGRLSTRTCYECVKSGHFIADCPNKKNKDEGEKKWYNKDKYHKKDKSKHYKKSYKGQAHLCQEWDSNASDTNFDEEEGVATIALATSPKIKWLFEDSSDNESPICLMKKWCKQYISMEEVG